The genomic stretch CTTTGATCCCTACCCATTCCAAATGTGTTTTATACTCATTGCTTTCTTTCCGGTAAATAAAGCCAAAGCCTAGAGGTTGAGCGTTCCCAGAAAATCTGCCGGCTGTATCTTCATTCGGATGTTTCTCTCTTCCTTGGTCCCTAAATAGGATCCACTGAAAGTAAAATTTCAATCCGGGCAATTTAGAAGAAGGAACCTGAGAATATAGATCTGCTGCAATCAGGATCAAAGTAAAAAAGAAGATCTTTTTCATAAAGACCTCTCTTACTCGAGTTCACTTGGGTGAGCATCCGTCAGTGCGCATGTAGGATCCCGGAAAGGCTTGCCGGCATAACTGCTAACCTTCCAGGTCCTTACACCTTGTTCTTCCTTAGAATATGCAGATTTTCTAATTTTATTCTTTGTATCATTGATGCCCGGTCCGCTGGAATCATAGAGGAATTCATCCCAAACTTCTCCCGAATCAGGATCATACAGCCTTACTATATTTTTTCCACTCGTAGGAAGACTAAAAGCTGGATCCTTCCAAAATGAAGTTTCAGGAAAGCAGGTAGAGGCTCCGGCGGACAATAAGGTCAAAGAATCCGGATCCAAGGGGAATAAAATAGAAGTCACTGCTCCCGAGCCGGAAACGATCCGTAAAAGACCCGCGTTCGGATTTCCTTGTTTATTTACAAATTCAAGAAACCGATCTTTGGCGATAGGATTTGTTCCCTGGTAAGAACCCATCCAGGAAACTTCAGAGAACATAGCTTTGTTCGTAAGAACTGAATTTGTACAAGCCCTTCTTCCCGGGGAAGTTCTTAGATTTGCATCCTCAATGGAATTGGGAGAATTCAGATTCGAATCTTTGATTTGCAGCGAAAGCGCTGATGCCCGGCTCGCGTTTATCTTTGCATGGATCTTAGGCCCTCCGTTCTCAAAGCAAATAGATGCAACGGATCCATCTGTTTTTTCTAATATGATTCTATCGGGAGAACCTAATTTCGTTTTCCAAACCCCGTCCCATAAGATCTTTCTCATTCCCGAAGATCGATCCAAGAGAGAGATAGGATCCCCTAACTTGCCAGCCTTCAGATTTCTATAGGAAAAATTAGGAGAAGAAATTAGAAATGGCAGACTTCCGATTGTAAATATCTGTCCAGGCTTCCAAGCTCCGGAGAAAGAAACAGGTTCTTGGATATTTCCCCATTGGATTTGCAAGAAGGATGGATCACATTCTTCTAATCCTGTATAGAGAAGATCCAGGTATTTCCAGTCGGCCCAAAGAATTGAACCTTCTTTCCATCCGATCGGATTCACCTCTTCTAACTCGATGGAATTTAGAGCGCAAACAGGAAGTTTGTTAGAGGGGATCGAATTTCGATCCTGTCTTCCGGGACTCATGCAAATCGTTTCGTCTTCCTTGCATTCGGAAAATCCCAGATTGGTCCAAGAGATATATTCCTCTCCAAAAAGATATCCACCGCCCGGAAGAGGAAATGATCCGGAGGTTTGCTTCGAAAATAAATAGAGATTTCCGACCTTCTTCAGATCTCCCCATCGAATCCCACTGAGAGGGAATCTTTCTAACTTAGAAGAAGATTCTCCATACACTCTCGTCTCAAAAGGAGAGATCCATCCGGTTGTCTTAGGTAAGGCGATCCTTGTTCCGAAAAGCTCTATACCTAATCCTTCTTCGCAAATCGGAAATGGGTTCGGATTATAGATCTCGATCCATCTACCGATCGGAGAATCAGTTTCGCCGAAGATCTCGGTGATCACAGGAATAGACAAACTGCATTCTTCTAGAGCAGCTCGGTTTATAAGAAGGATTTTTGCCCGAATCTTTTCCTGAAAACCTTTCGAAGTGAAACGAAAAGCAAAGTAGATCTCCTTTTCGCCTCTTGCTGGAAGAACGAGCAAGATTTCTTCATTCTGAAAATGGAATATACTGAAACTTTTTTGATGGGTTCTCGAATGAAAATCTTTTCTAGTCCAAAAGTTTTCTTTAGCGCCGACGTCGAATTCTCTCTCTCCAACGAGTGCGAAGTCAGCCGTTTGGATCCATTTCAGTAGATCGTTCTTAGGATAAGTTCCTATTCTGGCAGAAGACCCGTCTCGTAAGACCAAACTTGATTCGGGGACCAATTCCTCCTTCTTCCAAGATTCAAAAGAGCGGTGTAAATTTTCCTTAGAATGAGCATCATTGTCGTGAAGGCAGATCTGAAGGAGAAGATTTGGATCTTCTCCCGTTTGGACGCATGTGGTTCCGTCGCTTTCTTGTATCTCGCTAATCGAATTCGAATGAAGACCCGAATATAAAGGATCATATTGAAAAGAAACGGCGGAAGCTTCTTCCGACCAGATGGATTCTTTTGCGGATCCGCCTTTACAAACAGAGATGAAACCAAAGAAGCAAAATAAGAAAAATGGAATGGATTTGTTCATTTTTCCCTCCTTCTCTTACGGGTAGGAGAGAAAAAGAATGGGAGGGAAATTTATTCGATTTGAGTAGGACTCTCCGGAATTGTTGTTCCGGTGTGGAAATGTTGGTAGATCTTTTCGGCGAGTGATTCTCCGATGCCTGGCACTTTCATAAGTTCGGCCACATTCGCGTCTTCGATCTTCTTCTGCCCGGAGAAGGATCGAAGTAATAATTTGCTTCGTTTCAACCCAATATCGGGGACCTCTTTGATTAAACTATTCAAGGCCTCTCTATTTCTGCGGGATCTATGATGCTCCACTCCAAACCGATGCGCTTCGTCTCGGAGATGCCTAAGTAGTTTCATTCCGGGGGAATTCATATCAAAACTGTAAGGGGTCATCTCTCCCGGAAAATAGATCTCTTCTCTCTTCTTGGCAAGACCGACCATAGGAAGATTCGGAGCCCCAGCCTCTACGGCAGCCTCGCAAGCCTTGCCTAGTTGTGTAGGACCTCCATCGATCACGATCAAATCGGGAAGAACTCCGTCCTCGTTCATGATCCTTTGCAATCTACGGGAGATTACTTCGTGCATCATTCCAGGATCGTTGATCCCTTCATAGCCTCGTATATTATATTTTCTGTATCCTTGTTTGAATGGCTTTCCTTCTACAAACATGACCCCGCTTGCCACAGGAAAAGAACCTTGGAAATGAGAGATATCATAACATTCGATAATATGAGGAGGTTCGGACAGTTGGAACATCTCTTGGATTTCTTTTAAGGCAATTGTCTGGTCTCTATAATGAGTTGCCAGAAGTCGTTCAGTAAGACTGAGTTCCGCATTCTTCTCTGCGATCTTTAAGAGAGATTTCTTTTCTCCCGCTTTTGGAAAACGTAGCTTTGGTCGAAAGCCTGTCTTCTCTTGCAGAAAATCTAATACTGCTTCTCCTTCTTCTTTTAATCCGAAGGAAACTACGATACTCGCAGGGATCCAACCTGCTCCCAAGTAATAATCCCGGAAGAAGGAAGAGAGGATCTCCTCTTCTGTAGAGTTCTGCACACCTTGGAGAGGAAAGGATTTCTTATTATCCAGACGACCCCCTCTCACTTCCATTAGAACAACCTGTCCTTCGTCTTCTTTACGGGCGAAAGCGATTACATCCTCATCCCCTCCATCCATACTCACCACTGTCTGTTTTTGGCGGAATAATTGGAGCCTTCCAAGCATATCTCTATAACGAGCGGCATTCTCGAATTCCATCTTGGTGGAATATTCATCCATGCGTTTCGTGAGCTCATTCGCGAGAACTTCCTTCTTACCTTCCAAGAATTGTATGATCTGATTCACTATGACTGCATATTCTTCTTTTGGAACAGTTCCTTGGCAGGGGCCTAGGCATCTTCCCATCTGGAAATTCAAGCAAGGCCGTCTAGGTTTAGGAAGAGGAAGAACCTGTTTCGTCTTACGTATAGGAAAGATCCGATGAATTACATCCAATACTTCTCGAGTCGTTTTCACATCCGTATAAGGACCGAAAAATCTATCTCCGTTGCCCTTGATCTTTCGAGTTACGAATACCATAGGAAATGGTTCCGAGAGTGAAACACAAAGATAAGGATACTTCTTATCGTCTTTTAAACGTACATTATACCTTGGATTATGCTTCTTGATAAGAGTCGCTTCTAGGATCAGCGCTTCCTTTTCTGTAGAAGTTGCAATCCAATCCAGATCATAGATCTCTCTCTGCAAATGGCGTGTCTTGATATCGGATTGCTTTTCTTTTAAATAATTTCGGATCCTTTTGTCTAGGTTCTTTGCCTTGCCTACATAGATCACTTCGCCTTCGGAATTCTTCCAAAGGTAGCAACCGGGAGAACCTGTTAGGTTCTTCAGTTTTTCTACGATCAGACTGTGATTGAAAACTTCAGGCATTCTTTCTTAGGGTCCCGGATTTACTAGAAAATACTATTC from Leptospira semungkisensis encodes the following:
- the uvrC gene encoding excinuclease ABC subunit UvrC, which codes for MPEVFNHSLIVEKLKNLTGSPGCYLWKNSEGEVIYVGKAKNLDKRIRNYLKEKQSDIKTRHLQREIYDLDWIATSTEKEALILEATLIKKHNPRYNVRLKDDKKYPYLCVSLSEPFPMVFVTRKIKGNGDRFFGPYTDVKTTREVLDVIHRIFPIRKTKQVLPLPKPRRPCLNFQMGRCLGPCQGTVPKEEYAVIVNQIIQFLEGKKEVLANELTKRMDEYSTKMEFENAARYRDMLGRLQLFRQKQTVVSMDGGDEDVIAFARKEDEGQVVLMEVRGGRLDNKKSFPLQGVQNSTEEEILSSFFRDYYLGAGWIPASIVVSFGLKEEGEAVLDFLQEKTGFRPKLRFPKAGEKKSLLKIAEKNAELSLTERLLATHYRDQTIALKEIQEMFQLSEPPHIIECYDISHFQGSFPVASGVMFVEGKPFKQGYRKYNIRGYEGINDPGMMHEVISRRLQRIMNEDGVLPDLIVIDGGPTQLGKACEAAVEAGAPNLPMVGLAKKREEIYFPGEMTPYSFDMNSPGMKLLRHLRDEAHRFGVEHHRSRRNREALNSLIKEVPDIGLKRSKLLLRSFSGQKKIEDANVAELMKVPGIGESLAEKIYQHFHTGTTIPESPTQIE
- a CDS encoding LIC11755 family lipoprotein, whose translation is MNKSIPFFLFCFFGFISVCKGGSAKESIWSEEASAVSFQYDPLYSGLHSNSISEIQESDGTTCVQTGEDPNLLLQICLHDNDAHSKENLHRSFESWKKEELVPESSLVLRDGSSARIGTYPKNDLLKWIQTADFALVGEREFDVGAKENFWTRKDFHSRTHQKSFSIFHFQNEEILLVLPARGEKEIYFAFRFTSKGFQEKIRAKILLINRAALEECSLSIPVITEIFGETDSPIGRWIEIYNPNPFPICEEGLGIELFGTRIALPKTTGWISPFETRVYGESSSKLERFPLSGIRWGDLKKVGNLYLFSKQTSGSFPLPGGGYLFGEEYISWTNLGFSECKEDETICMSPGRQDRNSIPSNKLPVCALNSIELEEVNPIGWKEGSILWADWKYLDLLYTGLEECDPSFLQIQWGNIQEPVSFSGAWKPGQIFTIGSLPFLISSPNFSYRNLKAGKLGDPISLLDRSSGMRKILWDGVWKTKLGSPDRIILEKTDGSVASICFENGGPKIHAKINASRASALSLQIKDSNLNSPNSIEDANLRTSPGRRACTNSVLTNKAMFSEVSWMGSYQGTNPIAKDRFLEFVNKQGNPNAGLLRIVSGSGAVTSILFPLDPDSLTLLSAGASTCFPETSFWKDPAFSLPTSGKNIVRLYDPDSGEVWDEFLYDSSGPGINDTKNKIRKSAYSKEEQGVRTWKVSSYAGKPFRDPTCALTDAHPSELE